A single genomic interval of Hevea brasiliensis isolate MT/VB/25A 57/8 chromosome 4, ASM3005281v1, whole genome shotgun sequence harbors:
- the LOC131179457 gene encoding uncharacterized protein LOC131179457 — protein sequence MEHLPVHLAYEAWIAGPVQYRWMYPFERYLRKLKNNVKNKAKVEGSICNAYLVEEASSFCAHYFEPHVNTRHRKVPRNDDTVEHMDEHLGNLSIFTHSGRPLGKGKVRYLTEQEFQAAQMYILLNCIEVKPYIDIFVNELHMANPNINDKQVDEKLEREFDKWFNKYVHNPSNNISSQFLKDLSKGPLRSVMCYNSTGLPIKRIVLFKCDWFDPTPNVGTKIHPKYKLVDINHKRSFNRYEPFVLAIQAAQVNYSIYPSLKRDKDDWWAVFKIKARSVIDLPEQVNVTTPPAREEPFQEDEMEVPLIQIDDDDDQQQYLNDQNGVLVEINEEDVEDEEELELDSESDEECDDVYDSDTN from the exons ATGGAACACCTCCCAGTGCATTTGGCTTATGAAGCATGGATTGCTGGTCCTGTGCAATATCGGTGGATGTATCCATTTGAGAG GTACCTTAGGAAGTTAAAaaataatgtgaaaaataaagccaaaGTGGAAGGTTCCATATGCAATGCATATTTAGTTGAAGAAGCATCGTCATTCTGCGCTCATTATTTTGAACCCCATGTCAACACAAGGCATCGTAAGGTTCCACGCAATGATGATACAGTCGAACATATGGATGAACATCTAGGGAATCTATCAATTTTCACTCATTCCGGTAGGCCACTGGGAAAAGGAAAGGTTAGATATCTCACAGAACAAGAATTTCAAGCAGCACAAATGTACATCTTGTTGAATTGTATAGAAGTAAAACCGTACATTGA CATTTTTGTTAATGAGTTACACATGGCCAATCCAAATATCAATGATAAACAAGTTGATGAGAAACTAGAGCGTGAATTTGATAAGTGGTTCAATAAATATGTTCACAATCCCTCCAACAATATATCAAGCCAGTTTTTAAAGGATCtatcaaagggtccattaagaagTGTTATGTGCTACAATAG TACTGGATTACCAATCAAAAGAATcgtattgtttaaatgtgattggtttgatccaacaccaaatgtgggaacaaagattcatccaaaatataaacttgtggatattaatcataaaagatccttcAATAGGTATGAACCATTTGTTCTTGCTATCCAAGCTGCTCAGGTGAATTATTCCATATATCCAAGCTTAAAACGTGACAAGGATGATTGGTGGGCTGTGTTCAAAATCAAAGCGAGATCTGTTATTGATCTTCCTGAGCAAGTGAATGTCACAACCCCCCCTGCACGGGAAGAACCATttcaagaagatgaaatggaagtCCCTTTGATTCAAATTGACGATGATGATGATCAACAACAATACTTGAATGATCAAAACGGTGTACTAGTTGAAATTAATGAAGAggatgttgaagatgaagaagagctTGAATTGGACTCAGAAAGTGATGAGGAATGCGATGATGTATATGATAGTGATACTAATTAG